One segment of Candidatus Methylomirabilis sp. DNA contains the following:
- a CDS encoding restriction endonuclease subunit S, translated as MQNDCFPEAATEWSKAFVGRLADVNPRYRVKKGRDYPFIEMAAVGENFRGILSLDSRMLEGSGLSRFRVGDTLFAKITPCPENGKVAFVSYLPDDVGLGSTEFIVLSPRPGIDPRFLYHLACSHPVRGRAAARMEGSTGRQRVPEEVFTRRLLVPIPNSFEQAAIARILDAVDTALERTRAAVDRARELRRGLLQAAFEFVNSQEPEQDSDSGRIPRSWDAIKSKQAFVIVTGGCSSVDALRLPRDGETPDSWFMKVDDFNALANRRTIVQTKLGFREADNRLFKVLPPGTLVIAKRGAAILKNRVRMTAVPVALDPNLMALQVLPGMRAEFLRYQLEWRNLSRYVEDSGVPQLNNKDLYPRYFLRAPDDRQREIIETVGAAEVLEHALIAKCDAFEALKKSLMYDLFTGRVRVSNEAKAAAS; from the coding sequence ATGCAGAATGACTGCTTTCCCGAAGCCGCCACTGAATGGTCGAAGGCGTTTGTAGGTAGACTAGCTGACGTCAACCCGCGGTATCGAGTAAAGAAGGGAAGAGACTATCCCTTCATCGAAATGGCTGCGGTCGGTGAGAACTTCCGAGGCATCCTGAGCCTGGACAGCAGGATGCTCGAAGGCTCGGGACTGTCGCGCTTTCGGGTGGGCGACACGCTGTTCGCGAAGATCACGCCGTGTCCGGAAAACGGGAAAGTGGCCTTCGTGTCCTATCTCCCGGACGATGTCGGTCTCGGTTCTACCGAGTTCATCGTTCTTTCCCCGCGTCCCGGGATCGATCCGCGTTTTCTCTATCACCTGGCGTGCTCACACCCCGTGCGGGGCCGTGCCGCCGCACGCATGGAAGGCTCAACGGGTCGTCAGCGAGTCCCCGAGGAAGTGTTCACCAGGCGCCTCCTTGTTCCGATTCCGAATTCGTTCGAGCAAGCCGCCATCGCCCGCATCCTCGACGCCGTGGACACGGCACTGGAGCGCACGCGCGCGGCGGTCGATCGGGCGCGGGAGCTCCGTCGTGGATTGCTCCAAGCTGCCTTCGAGTTCGTGAACTCACAGGAGCCGGAGCAAGACTCCGATTCAGGACGGATTCCTCGATCCTGGGACGCCATCAAAAGCAAACAAGCCTTTGTCATTGTCACGGGCGGGTGCAGCAGCGTCGATGCTTTAAGGTTGCCTCGGGACGGAGAGACTCCGGATTCATGGTTCATGAAGGTGGATGACTTCAACGCCCTCGCTAACCGTCGAACGATTGTCCAGACGAAGCTTGGGTTTCGTGAGGCCGACAATCGCCTCTTCAAGGTGCTTCCGCCTGGAACGCTGGTAATTGCGAAACGTGGCGCTGCCATTCTAAAGAACCGTGTCCGAATGACGGCCGTTCCGGTCGCGCTCGACCCAAACCTCATGGCGCTCCAGGTGCTACCAGGAATGCGGGCTGAGTTCCTGCGGTATCAGCTGGAGTGGCGCAATCTCTCGCGTTACGTCGAGGATTCCGGGGTACCGCAACTCAACAATAAAGATCTATACCCTCGGTACTTCCTGCGGGCGCCAGACGACCGCCAGCGGGAGATCATTGAGACTGTCGGGGCAGCGGAGGTGCTCGAACATGCCCTGATTGCAAAGTGCGATGCGTTCGAGGCGCTCAAGAAGTCCCTGATGTACGACCTTTTCACCGGCCGGGTCCGCGTGAGCAACGAAGCGAAGGCAGCCGCGTCATGA
- a CDS encoding pseudouridine synthase produces MPARQTGAEQERLQRYLARAGISSRRSCERLILEGRVSVNGRVVIQLGTKVSPGFDKVTCDGRSVTPSASLVYLILNKPAGVLTTLSDPRGRPVIRDLLPPQGLPRLFPVGRLDYQTEGLVLLTNDGTLAYGLMHPSFEVEKEYLAKVRGCPTPADLVKLKAGVMSKGERLRATQAKIVSRGVGSAWLKLVVHEGRYHEIRRLCDAIGYPVLRLQRVRLGPIVLGKLPKGYWRRLSPVELTSMRRAVERSHTCGDQ; encoded by the coding sequence GTGCCGGCACGGCAGACAGGCGCTGAACAGGAACGGCTGCAGCGGTATCTGGCCCGCGCCGGGATCAGCTCGCGCAGGAGCTGCGAGAGGCTGATCCTCGAAGGGAGGGTCAGTGTCAATGGGCGGGTCGTCATCCAGCTTGGGACCAAGGTCTCACCGGGTTTCGATAAGGTGACGTGTGATGGCAGATCCGTCACACCCTCAGCCAGCCTCGTCTACCTCATACTGAATAAACCGGCAGGCGTGCTGACCACCTTGTCCGATCCGCGAGGGCGACCCGTTATTCGTGATCTGTTGCCGCCACAGGGGCTGCCCAGGCTCTTTCCTGTCGGGCGTCTTGACTATCAGACAGAAGGACTCGTACTTCTGACAAACGATGGGACGCTTGCCTACGGGCTCATGCATCCCAGCTTCGAGGTCGAGAAGGAGTATCTTGCCAAGGTGCGTGGTTGCCCTACGCCCGCCGATCTGGTCAAGTTGAAGGCGGGGGTGATGTCGAAGGGGGAAAGACTACGGGCCACCCAAGCCAAGATCGTCAGTCGTGGGGTTGGTTCCGCATGGCTTAAACTTGTCGTACACGAGGGGCGGTATCACGAGATTCGACGGCTATGCGACGCCATCGGGTACCCGGTGCTGCGGCTCCAAAGGGTTCGCCTTGGGCCGATCGTTTTAGGGAAGCTGCCCAAAGGATACTGGCGACGACTTTCCCCCGTAGAGCTTACCAGCATGCGTCGCGCAGTGGAACGGAGCCATACGTGTGGGGACCAGTAG
- the hisC gene encoding histidinol-phosphate transaminase: MAKSLEELASPYLHGLLPYIPGKPIGEVERELGITGVVKLASNENPLGPSPLALCALREALPESHRYPDGGGYYLKGRLAACLGLTPGHLILGNGCNELLELMARAFLLPGDEVVIADPAFVIYGMLAHLQGCTTVRVPLKAWTHDLEAMAKAVTTRTKMVFLGNPNNPTGTAVRPTELKAFMDAVPEEVIVVIDEAYIEYVPQELVPDSLGYVRQGRWVIVLRTFSKIYGLAGLRIGYGMAPPSMVELLERVRAPFNVNSLAQRAALAALDDQAHLSSSRQVNDLGKAYLSGELHRLGLQFPPSVANFLLVDLKQDGRAVADALLRMGVIVRPLQGAYLKTHIRVTIGTPPENERFIQALKAVL; the protein is encoded by the coding sequence ATGGCCAAGTCGTTGGAAGAGCTTGCCTCTCCATATCTTCATGGACTTTTGCCTTACATCCCTGGGAAGCCTATTGGGGAGGTAGAGCGGGAGCTTGGGATCACAGGAGTCGTTAAGCTGGCGTCAAATGAGAACCCGCTGGGTCCTTCGCCGCTGGCGCTCTGCGCCCTCCGGGAAGCGCTGCCGGAGAGCCACCGCTATCCCGATGGTGGCGGCTATTACTTGAAGGGGAGGCTGGCTGCTTGCCTTGGGCTGACGCCAGGCCACCTGATCCTGGGGAACGGCTGTAACGAACTCCTGGAACTGATGGCCCGCGCCTTCCTGCTTCCTGGAGACGAAGTCGTCATCGCCGATCCGGCCTTTGTCATCTACGGAATGCTGGCCCATCTGCAAGGGTGTACCACGGTCCGCGTACCGCTGAAGGCGTGGACCCACGACCTTGAGGCCATGGCGAAGGCTGTCACCACCAGGACCAAGATGGTCTTTCTCGGTAATCCGAATAATCCCACCGGTACGGCGGTGAGACCAACAGAGCTGAAGGCGTTTATGGACGCAGTCCCGGAAGAGGTCATTGTCGTCATCGATGAGGCGTATATCGAGTACGTCCCGCAAGAGCTGGTTCCGGATTCCCTTGGATACGTCCGGCAGGGGCGATGGGTGATCGTCCTTCGGACCTTCTCCAAAATTTATGGCTTGGCGGGACTGAGGATCGGATATGGGATGGCGCCGCCCTCGATGGTGGAACTCCTCGAACGGGTTCGCGCGCCTTTTAACGTCAATAGCCTGGCGCAGCGGGCTGCGCTGGCCGCCCTCGATGACCAAGCCCATCTATCGAGCAGCCGACAGGTGAATGATCTGGGCAAGGCCTACCTGTCCGGTGAGTTGCATCGTCTTGGGCTTCAGTTCCCGCCGTCAGTAGCGAATTTCCTGCTGGTCGATCTGAAGCAGGACGGACGGGCCGTGGCCGATGCGCTGCTCCGAATGGGCGTCATCGTGCGCCCACTTCAGGGAGCATACCTGAAGACCCACATCCGTGTGACCATCGGAACGCCCCCGGAGAACGAACGATTCATCCAGGCGCTCAAAGCCGTGCTCTAG
- a CDS encoding helix-hairpin-helix domain-containing protein, which translates to MSGVYTRREAIAAGLLGVAVAGIVWGPVILRPFGSAPAIDLRTLHLQEDRPAVQAHPSSSARVAKAKPTSRVDINHADAATLQTLPGIGPTLAQRIITYRKDHGRFTDADGLMEVEGIGPGRFEKLEPWIEAR; encoded by the coding sequence GTGAGCGGGGTGTATACCAGACGCGAGGCGATCGCCGCCGGCCTCCTTGGCGTCGCGGTTGCCGGCATTGTGTGGGGTCCCGTCATCCTCCGTCCGTTCGGCTCTGCCCCCGCCATTGATCTTCGAACACTCCATCTTCAGGAAGATCGGCCTGCTGTGCAGGCCCACCCGTCGTCGTCGGCCAGAGTCGCAAAGGCGAAACCGACCAGCCGGGTGGACATTAATCATGCGGATGCCGCAACGCTTCAGACGCTGCCAGGGATCGGTCCGACACTGGCCCAGCGGATTATCACTTATCGGAAGGACCATGGTCGCTTTACAGACGCTGACGGCCTGATGGAGGTTGAAGGGATCGGTCCGGGACGATTTGAGAAGCTTGAGCCCTGGATCGAGGCGCGCTGA
- a CDS encoding aspartate kinase gives MSLIVQKYGGSSVADVERIKQVARRVVETKIQGNDLVVVVSAMAGETDRLLRLAAQISDAPDERELDVIVATGEQISIGLLSLAIQQHGHKARSFTGSQVRIQTDTAYTKAKIVSVEVDRAQQALREGAVVIVAGFQGVTAEDDVTTLGRGGSDLTAVAMAAALKADLCEIYTDVEGVYTADPNIVPEARKLEKISYDEMLEMASLGAKVLQARSVEYAKNYAVPVHVRSSFNASQGTLVVQEDAEMEKVVVSGIACDKNEAKITVLRVADRPGIAAKLFGRVAEANIVVDMIVQNISQDGTTDISFTVPKSDFPKAMWLVNGLAEEIGAQQVEGDDKIAKVSIVGVGMRTHSGVAARMFEALARENINIMMISTSEIKVSCVIDAKYGELAVRILHEIFGLAGRTVVGE, from the coding sequence ATGTCTCTCATCGTTCAGAAATACGGCGGTAGTTCCGTCGCGGATGTGGAGCGGATCAAGCAGGTGGCCCGCCGGGTGGTAGAGACGAAGATCCAGGGAAATGACTTGGTCGTGGTGGTCTCAGCTATGGCCGGAGAGACAGACCGCCTGTTACGCCTTGCCGCCCAGATTTCCGATGCGCCGGATGAACGGGAACTTGACGTCATCGTGGCCACGGGGGAACAGATCTCGATCGGTCTCCTGTCACTGGCCATCCAACAGCATGGGCACAAGGCCCGTTCTTTTACCGGGAGCCAGGTCAGGATCCAGACCGATACCGCCTACACCAAAGCAAAGATTGTGAGTGTCGAGGTTGATCGGGCACAACAGGCGCTGCGGGAAGGAGCCGTCGTTATCGTCGCCGGGTTCCAGGGGGTGACGGCGGAAGATGACGTGACAACGCTCGGGCGTGGCGGATCAGACCTGACGGCGGTAGCCATGGCGGCGGCCCTGAAGGCCGACCTCTGCGAGATTTATACCGATGTGGAAGGGGTCTATACCGCTGACCCGAATATTGTTCCGGAGGCGAGGAAGCTCGAAAAGATCTCCTACGATGAGATGCTCGAGATGGCCAGCCTCGGGGCAAAGGTGCTTCAGGCCCGGTCGGTAGAGTATGCCAAAAATTACGCCGTGCCGGTTCATGTTCGTTCCAGTTTCAATGCAAGCCAGGGGACGCTGGTGGTCCAGGAGGATGCGGAGATGGAGAAGGTGGTGGTCTCGGGGATCGCCTGCGACAAGAACGAGGCGAAGATCACCGTACTGCGCGTAGCGGATCGGCCGGGGATCGCGGCCAAGCTGTTCGGCCGTGTCGCGGAAGCCAACATTGTAGTGGATATGATCGTCCAGAACATCAGTCAGGATGGGACCACTGATATCTCGTTCACGGTCCCGAAGTCGGACTTCCCGAAGGCGATGTGGCTTGTGAACGGACTGGCCGAGGAGATCGGCGCTCAGCAGGTTGAGGGTGACGACAAAATCGCCAAGGTCTCCATCGTTGGGGTGGGGATGCGGACTCACTCCGGGGTGGCGGCGAGGATGTTTGAGGCCCTGGCGCGCGAGAACATTAACATCATGATGATTAGCACCTCTGAGATCAAGGTCTCCTGCGTCATCGATGCGAAATATGGCGAGCTGGCTGTCCGGATTCTGCATGAGATCTTCGGCCTGGCCGGGCGTACCGTAGTCGGGGAATAG
- a CDS encoding class I SAM-dependent DNA methyltransferase, with product MKLTLQQLEAHLWGAANILRGKTAGQDYKNYILSLMFYKRLCDQWECEADDAITELERQQGRAFSEKEKAVFRKRGEHRFKIPDASRWGDVKAASTNIGEVLTKAMRAVADANDELRGVFTVDWNQPAPDGSGKPLIPNEVVHALIQHFDEHDLSNKSVPSDVLGRAYEYLIKMFADDAGAKAGEFFTPPEVVDTLVRILEPRPGDTVYDPTSGSLGMLVHTADYLREQGHHATSARYFAQEMNWGNAAIGKINSVLHGLEANIKAGASTIIDPQFLEDGRVKKFSLVLANFPFSDEFWWLKPEQQTDDKKKKDKLKKEIFGKEGFKDPFGRFGRGTGFKAPPAGYGDYAFILHILASLTDDGRAGIVCPQGVLFRGQPEVEEETGEFDDDGNPKVKRRKADDEHLIRKALLESRLIDAVISLPLNVFYGAGVPACLLILRKQRPDARRNHVLLLYAARHYRELSAQNELRPQDVMRMLVHYHAYGDAAKVPGLVAAHGGRIYRQIDLREEDEVGRLEAEYQPHADKLAALDAELAGACMRRSTARTKGEKAKAATALAKVEKQREKIAAKVAERDERIAEARRRAEDDRKDVAAVGDEILALYADPDELLKHARVVGFAEIEENEFNLNIPRYVDTFEPEPRIEVKDALRALAEAEAAANNARGELSRLVKEAGYAE from the coding sequence ATGAAGCTCACACTCCAGCAACTTGAAGCCCATCTGTGGGGTGCGGCGAATATCCTGCGCGGCAAGACCGCGGGGCAGGACTACAAGAACTACATCTTGTCCCTGATGTTCTACAAGCGCCTCTGCGACCAGTGGGAGTGCGAGGCCGACGACGCCATCACTGAGTTGGAGCGGCAGCAGGGCCGCGCCTTCAGCGAGAAAGAGAAGGCGGTCTTCCGCAAGCGCGGCGAGCACCGTTTCAAGATCCCGGACGCCTCGCGCTGGGGCGACGTGAAGGCCGCGTCGACGAACATCGGTGAGGTCCTAACGAAGGCGATGCGCGCCGTGGCCGACGCGAACGACGAACTCCGTGGCGTCTTCACCGTGGACTGGAACCAGCCTGCGCCCGACGGCTCCGGCAAGCCGCTCATCCCGAACGAGGTCGTCCACGCGCTCATCCAGCACTTCGATGAGCACGATCTGTCGAACAAGAGCGTCCCGTCGGACGTCCTGGGCCGGGCCTACGAGTACCTCATTAAGATGTTCGCGGACGACGCGGGCGCCAAGGCGGGCGAGTTCTTCACGCCGCCGGAAGTCGTGGACACACTCGTGCGAATTCTCGAACCGCGCCCTGGCGACACGGTCTACGATCCCACGTCCGGTTCGCTCGGCATGCTGGTGCACACGGCCGACTACCTCCGCGAGCAGGGCCACCACGCCACGAGCGCCCGCTACTTCGCACAGGAGATGAATTGGGGCAACGCCGCCATCGGCAAGATCAACTCCGTACTGCACGGCCTCGAAGCCAATATTAAGGCAGGCGCCAGCACGATCATCGACCCGCAGTTCCTCGAAGACGGGCGAGTGAAGAAGTTCTCGCTGGTCCTCGCCAATTTCCCGTTTTCCGACGAGTTCTGGTGGCTGAAGCCGGAGCAACAGACCGACGACAAGAAAAAGAAGGACAAGCTCAAGAAGGAGATCTTCGGCAAGGAGGGCTTCAAAGACCCGTTCGGCCGCTTCGGCCGCGGCACCGGCTTCAAGGCGCCTCCGGCCGGCTACGGTGACTACGCGTTCATCCTCCACATCCTGGCCTCGCTGACCGATGATGGCCGTGCCGGCATTGTCTGCCCGCAGGGCGTGCTCTTCCGCGGCCAGCCAGAGGTTGAGGAGGAGACGGGCGAGTTTGACGACGACGGCAACCCGAAGGTGAAGCGCCGTAAAGCCGATGACGAACACCTCATCCGCAAGGCGCTCCTCGAGTCGCGGCTGATCGACGCCGTGATTTCCCTCCCGCTCAACGTCTTCTATGGCGCCGGCGTTCCCGCGTGCCTGCTCATCCTCCGCAAGCAGCGTCCGGACGCGCGCCGTAACCACGTGTTGCTCCTCTACGCCGCGCGGCACTACCGGGAGCTCTCGGCACAGAACGAACTCCGTCCGCAGGACGTGATGCGGATGCTCGTCCACTATCACGCCTACGGGGACGCCGCAAAGGTGCCTGGCCTCGTGGCCGCGCACGGCGGGCGCATCTACAGGCAGATTGACCTGCGCGAGGAGGACGAAGTCGGACGGCTCGAGGCGGAATACCAGCCTCATGCCGACAAGCTGGCGGCGCTGGACGCCGAGCTTGCCGGGGCATGCATGCGGCGAAGTACAGCCAGGACGAAGGGCGAGAAGGCAAAGGCCGCGACCGCCCTCGCCAAAGTGGAGAAGCAGCGCGAGAAGATTGCCGCAAAGGTGGCCGAACGTGACGAGCGCATCGCCGAGGCGCGGCGCCGCGCCGAGGATGACCGCAAGGACGTGGCCGCGGTGGGCGATGAGATCCTCGCCCTCTACGCCGATCCGGACGAGTTGCTCAAGCATGCGCGCGTTGTTGGCTTCGCTGAAATTGAGGAGAACGAGTTCAACCTTAACATCCCGCGCTACGTAGATACGTTTGAGCCGGAGCCTAGGATCGAGGTCAAGGACGCGCTGAGGGCGCTCGCCGAGGCAGAGGCGGCGGCGAACAACGCCAGGGGGGAGCTATCGCGACTCGTGAAGGAAGCCGGCTATGCAGAATGA
- the pheA gene encoding prephenate dehydratase, whose product MKITRLRQKIDQIDSKIMSLLGERAEVVFRIGHEKAKANMELHVPQREEEIFARLIRENTGRFPAHAIRPVFREIISACRSLEGPLKLAYLGPEGTFTHLACARRFGVSAHFVPVRSIGDVFVEVEKGNVEYGVVPIENSSEGVVSHTLDMFVESDLKICGEILLEVSHSLLSKSGDLKKVKKVYSHPHAFAQCRKWLEANLPRVPLYEASSTAAAAKLATKELTAAAIASELAASLYKLNVISRKIEDTSRNFTRFLIICRTQTAPTRRDKTSLMFSIKDRVGALYRILEPFAKYQINLTKVESRPSKTKAWEYIFYLDIEGHVADEPVKAALALLQEECLFLKVLGSYPRGNSIEA is encoded by the coding sequence ATGAAGATTACGAGGTTACGACAGAAGATCGATCAGATCGACTCCAAGATCATGTCGCTGCTTGGCGAGCGGGCCGAGGTGGTGTTCAGGATCGGACATGAAAAGGCAAAGGCGAATATGGAACTGCACGTTCCACAGCGCGAGGAGGAGATCTTTGCTCGACTGATCCGGGAGAACACGGGTCGCTTTCCCGCTCACGCGATTCGACCTGTCTTTCGTGAGATTATCTCAGCCTGTCGATCCCTGGAGGGTCCGTTAAAACTGGCCTACCTTGGCCCGGAGGGGACGTTTACTCACTTGGCCTGCGCGCGGCGGTTCGGGGTGTCGGCCCACTTTGTGCCGGTCCGCTCAATCGGTGATGTCTTTGTCGAAGTAGAGAAGGGAAATGTCGAGTACGGGGTGGTGCCGATCGAGAACTCTAGCGAAGGTGTGGTCAGCCATACCCTGGATATGTTTGTGGAGTCGGATCTGAAGATCTGTGGGGAGATTCTACTGGAGGTGTCTCATAGCCTCCTGTCCAAATCAGGCGACTTGAAGAAGGTCAAAAAGGTCTATTCGCACCCGCATGCCTTCGCCCAGTGCAGGAAATGGCTGGAGGCGAATCTACCCCGAGTTCCGCTCTATGAGGCTTCGAGTACGGCTGCGGCGGCGAAGCTCGCGACAAAGGAGCTGACAGCGGCTGCCATTGCGAGTGAACTGGCTGCCAGCCTGTATAAACTTAACGTTATTTCTCGGAAAATAGAGGATACCTCTCGTAATTTCACACGATTCTTGATAATATGTCGGACCCAAACTGCACCCACTCGTCGCGATAAAACCTCCTTGATGTTCTCGATCAAAGATCGGGTCGGGGCACTCTATCGCATCCTTGAACCGTTCGCGAAGTATCAGATTAACCTGACCAAAGTCGAATCCCGGCCATCCAAGACCAAAGCCTGGGAGTACATTTTCTATTTGGACATTGAGGGACACGTTGCCGACGAACCCGTGAAGGCGGCGCTCGCACTCCTGCAGGAGGAGTGCCTCTTCCTGAAGGTCCTCGGCTCGTACCCCAGGGGCAACTCGATCGAGGCCTAG
- the scpB gene encoding SMC-Scp complex subunit ScpB: MDTKADLSSLGVLEALLFVSEEPLSLERIEELLDGCSRAEVNRLLADLQERCRDRDRGVVVTEVAGGYRLTTKPEAAPWIQRLRGSKPARLSRAALETLAIIAYKQPITKPEVEVIRGVMVDGVLKTLVERDLVRILGRKAEVGRPILYGTSRSFLEYFGFKDLSELPTLKEIETLTPNVVEKEASHEDVDQTEKTE; the protein is encoded by the coding sequence ATGGACACCAAGGCTGATCTCAGCTCGCTTGGGGTTCTTGAGGCTTTACTGTTTGTCTCCGAGGAACCGCTGTCACTGGAACGGATCGAGGAACTGCTCGACGGATGCTCAAGGGCAGAGGTAAACCGGTTGCTCGCCGACTTGCAGGAAAGATGCCGGGATCGGGATCGAGGAGTAGTCGTGACCGAGGTTGCCGGGGGCTATCGCCTGACAACCAAACCCGAGGCGGCCCCGTGGATCCAGCGGCTTCGTGGATCCAAACCGGCCAGGCTATCCAGGGCCGCGCTCGAGACCCTGGCCATCATTGCCTATAAGCAGCCGATCACAAAGCCGGAGGTCGAGGTGATCCGAGGGGTCATGGTGGACGGGGTGTTAAAGACCCTCGTAGAGCGGGATCTGGTCCGGATTCTTGGACGGAAGGCGGAGGTGGGCAGGCCGATCCTGTATGGGACCAGCCGGTCCTTTTTGGAGTATTTTGGATTCAAAGATCTCTCTGAGCTGCCGACCCTGAAGGAGATTGAGACGCTGACCCCGAACGTAGTCGAGAAGGAGGCTTCGCACGAGGACGTTGATCAAACCGAAAAGACGGAATGA
- a CDS encoding segregation/condensation protein A yields MSYRVRLEMFEGPLDLLLYLIQVNEIDIYDIPIAKITQEYLGCLARMEELDLKVAGEFLVLAATLIHIKSKMLIPVQELEAEGVSAEDPRQELVERLLEYRRFKEAAMEFEELEAGQALLYGRPGDLSVPIVEGPLEVSLSALLRAFMAVMQRAPETMAVEITPETINVGERMVAVLDRLTLQSPVPFLALFEGVTTRALLIATFLGLLELLRRGLVRARQSEPGSEITIYRTVETAVGADGHQG; encoded by the coding sequence ATGAGTTATCGCGTTCGCTTGGAGATGTTTGAGGGCCCCCTGGATCTCTTGCTCTATCTGATTCAGGTGAACGAGATCGACATCTACGATATCCCCATTGCCAAGATTACCCAGGAATACCTGGGATGCTTGGCCCGGATGGAGGAGCTGGATCTGAAGGTCGCCGGAGAGTTCCTGGTACTGGCTGCCACGCTCATCCATATTAAGTCGAAGATGCTGATCCCGGTGCAGGAGTTGGAAGCAGAGGGGGTGTCTGCGGAAGACCCGCGACAGGAGTTGGTGGAACGCCTCCTGGAGTACAGGCGGTTCAAGGAGGCGGCTATGGAGTTTGAGGAGCTGGAGGCAGGGCAGGCGCTGCTCTATGGCAGGCCTGGTGATCTTTCAGTTCCGATCGTCGAGGGCCCCCTTGAGGTCAGTCTCTCTGCGCTGCTCCGCGCGTTCATGGCGGTCATGCAGCGAGCGCCAGAGACGATGGCTGTCGAAATTACTCCGGAAACGATCAACGTGGGAGAGCGAATGGTGGCGGTGTTGGATCGGTTGACCCTTCAGAGTCCGGTACCGTTCCTGGCCCTGTTCGAGGGGGTAACGACGCGCGCGCTATTAATTGCCACCTTCCTTGGGCTGCTCGAGCTATTGCGTCGGGGCCTGGTGCGGGCCAGACAATCGGAGCCTGGGAGCGAGATTACGATCTATCGAACTGTAGAAACGGCGGTGGGGGCTGATGGACACCAAGGCTGA